CCCAACCTGGACCCGCTGTTGCCCACGCCAGTTCACCTGGCTTCGCATCAAACCAATACGTGCCCGCCACGGCAAGGTGTTCCCGCGGCCAATCATACGTGTGCATAACCCCTTTCGGTCCGCCCGTCGTGCCGCTGGTATAGGAGAGAAAACATAAGTCAGTGTCTTCCGTGTCCACGACAAATTCGCCGGGGGTGCCAAGGTCATAGAGACCGTCGAGATTTGTCCAACCAGGCACAGGCTCGCCGACAGCCAACAAATACTTGAGTGTGGATGAGTCCTCGCGAACCTCGTCAACCGCAGGTGTCAGATTCGACGCAGCAATGACAACGCTTGCATCTGAGTGCTGCATGCGGTAGCGAATGTCCCCGGACCTGAGCATCTCCGAACCTGGCAAAATCGTTGCCCCAATCTTGAGCAATGAGAGATAAACGACATACGCATCCATCCCGCGCGGCAACAACACGAGTGTTCGGGCACCTTTTTTGATGCCAAGTCGGAGCAGCGCGCTGGCTAACCGATTCGTGCGATGTTGCAGCGTTGCATAGTCCATTCGCTCTTCTTGCCCGTCCTGACTTACACACAAGATAGCCAGTCTGTCCGGGTATTCCTCTGCAAACCTGTCAACCTCGCGCGCAAAATTGTATCCCATATAACCGCCCCCTCTCAAAATTCAAACCGAACATAAGATAAAGCGGCCAGTGCCGCATCATGCCCCGTACAAATCATCGATTTCGCTGTCTTCTTCATTCTATACCAGATGATTTTGAACTATCTACCGGATTTATCAACCAACCAGGATAGAATTTGAGATACGCAGCCCCGCGTTCAGCTCTGGATACACCCCCACAGTCAGCCTCGCGTGCAGCCCTTGGCGCAGCCCTGAGTTCAGCCCCGCGTTCAGCCCTGGGGCTCAAATCCTCTTTCCGCACAAAAGGGCCCCACGGCGTACCGTGGGGCCCTTTTTAGACGATGAAGAGAAATCAAAATCAAATTCGATTACTGCCGCCCGGCCTGCAGGCGTTCAGCCACGCCAACTTCGGACAAGGAGCGGTAGGTGATATCGTCCATCGGCGGATTGTGCAAACCGGCACGGACATCGCGGTACAAGCGTTCGAGCACTAGGTCGCGCGACAGACTGCGTGCACCGACGACACGCATCGCCAGGTCGACGACTTCTACAGCCGTATTCGTTGCCAGCGTCTTGACGGCTCCGAGTTGTGGCCGTAACTTCGGCCGATCCGCTGCCGATGCCTCATCCCACCTCCGCGCCAGATCGTACATCATGGTTCTGGCGGCAAGCAGTTTCAGTTCCATCTGGCCGAGTTTGTTCTGAATGTGATCGACCTTGGCAATCGGATGCGGCAAACTGTTCGGTTGATAGGTTCCGGCATACTCAAGGGCAAAATCACGAGCATTGAGTGCGACGCCAAGGTATGTTGCGGGAACGTGTAACATCCAGCCGCCACCGTCGCTGTTTCGTTTGGACCTCTCGCCTGGCTCCAGGCGTGCCACCAAATGGTGCCGAGGCACAAACACGTTCTCGAGGATGATGTCGTGACTTCCTGTAGCCCGCATCCCAAGGACATTCCAGGTCTCATCAATCCGGACATCTTCTCCATGCACAAGGAACTCGCCGATTTGCGAAGAGTCAGCTATACCTGCAGTGACAAGAATCCAGTCCAGTTCTGGAGACAGGGTACTAAATGTCTTGCGCCCTGTGATGCGATACCCGCCATCGACTGCAACGGCCGTCGTCTCCGGGCGCCCACCACGGCTCGGACTGCCCGTCGCAGGTTCACTGGCACAACTGTTGATAAGTGACCCTTTCTCAAGCACGGACGCACAGATCTCGCGATAAACATCTTCGGGCAAGGCTTCTGACGCCCCAAGGTTGAGAATCATGCCAACATGCCAACCGATGGAAAGCGCGGTCGATCCGTCACCACGGCCAATCTGCTCCTGATGGAGCAGCATCTCGTACAGGGAAATGCCGGCACCGCCATATTTCTGCGGCACTGTCCAGGTGACATACCCTGCCTTTCGCAATGCGTCAATGTGCTCATGCGGAAACGTGCCATCTTCATCGTGTATTTTTGCTGTCGTCGCGAACTGACGGGACAATTCCGCAATGACCGCGTGGCGGTTTGCTTCTTCATCGGATCGGATAAACCACGTCTCACTGTTCACAAGCGATAACCTCCTCAAGCACTTTCCACAGCCGTGTGAACTTGCTCGAGGAATCCTTCGACCTCTCTCTTCGTCTTACGGTTTCGATTGACGAAACGAGTGACCACCTGGCCTTTGTGATACGCTAGGAAACTCGGAATCCCCATGACATCGTAAGTTTCACACAACTCCGGAAAACGCTCTGTATCTACATGATAGAAATCGTACTCTGACTGGTGTGCCTCGACAACTTCATCGATAAAGGTATCGAGGTAGCGACAGTCTGGACACCAGTCTGCGGAAAACAACATTACTGTCGGTTTGTCAGCGCGTATGGCGTTCACGTATTGCTCTAAGGATGTAATCTCCTCCATGAGTGCAACCTCCTTGTTCCTTCAAACTGATAATCCCTTGACTATCTGAGCGCCGTCAGCGGATCCCCGGAACCATACGCCTTGATAAAGTACTCTCTGGCTGACAGGCGCTCCATCGCTTTTACATCACTTTGCCACAACCAACCGTTTAAATCGGACTGCGTTTTGTGCGACCGAAACGCCTGCAGTTTGGCAGGTAATTGACGGCTTACGTCCACTTCAAGAAAATCGTTCGTCGATAAACCATACTGTTTCGGGTACGCAGCCATTCCCGGCCACGCAACGAACAACAAGCTTGCGTCCCCTTCGCCATCCGTTTGACGATGAAGTGAGTCGCGGCTCCTGACGTGGCTGGTTGCCTGACTCGCGTCGTGGCCGGTTGCCTGGCTCGCAGCCTGACCTGAGTCGTGGCTCGCGCCTTGGCTCTGATTGTATCGCTCGAACGCCCGTGTTGCGGCCAGACCTATCGTGCAGTGGTCCGGGTGCCCGCCAAAACGCTCGTGGAACGTAATCACGGCTCGCGGCTGCTCCTCACGGAACGTCTGTTCGAGTATATCTATGAGCTGCCCGATAGGTGCAATCTCTAGTGACTTGTCCCGATAGCCAAGAAATCTGAGGTCGGAGATGTGCAGGGCGTTGCAAGCATTCCTTAGCTCGTCTTCCCGCAATCTCGGAAGTGTTTCACGAGTGGCTACAGGTGGAACGCCGACTCTGCGCCCCATTTCTCCCTTGGTGGCACAAATGAGTATGACTTGATCTCCTTGTGCTGCGAGTGCTGCAAGGCTGCCGCCGCAGATGAATGTTTCATCGTCCGG
The Alicyclobacillus curvatus genome window above contains:
- a CDS encoding PIG-L family deacetylase → MAGIIAVFAHPDDETFICGGSLAALAAQGDQVILICATKGEMGRRVGVPPVATRETLPRLREDELRNACNALHISDLRFLGYRDKSLEIAPIGQLIDILEQTFREEQPRAVITFHERFGGHPDHCTIGLAATRAFERYNQSQGASHDSGQAASQATGHDASQATSHVRSRDSLHRQTDGEGDASLLFVAWPGMAAYPKQYGLSTNDFLEVDVSRQLPAKLQAFRSHKTQSDLNGWLWQSDVKAMERLSAREYFIKAYGSGDPLTALR
- a CDS encoding thioredoxin family protein yields the protein MEEITSLEQYVNAIRADKPTVMLFSADWCPDCRYLDTFIDEVVEAHQSEYDFYHVDTERFPELCETYDVMGIPSFLAYHKGQVVTRFVNRNRKTKREVEGFLEQVHTAVESA
- a CDS encoding acyl-CoA/acyl-ACP dehydrogenase encodes the protein MNSETWFIRSDEEANRHAVIAELSRQFATTAKIHDEDGTFPHEHIDALRKAGYVTWTVPQKYGGAGISLYEMLLHQEQIGRGDGSTALSIGWHVGMILNLGASEALPEDVYREICASVLEKGSLINSCASEPATGSPSRGGRPETTAVAVDGGYRITGRKTFSTLSPELDWILVTAGIADSSQIGEFLVHGEDVRIDETWNVLGMRATGSHDIILENVFVPRHHLVARLEPGERSKRNSDGGGWMLHVPATYLGVALNARDFALEYAGTYQPNSLPHPIAKVDHIQNKLGQMELKLLAARTMMYDLARRWDEASAADRPKLRPQLGAVKTLATNTAVEVVDLAMRVVGARSLSRDLVLERLYRDVRAGLHNPPMDDITYRSLSEVGVAERLQAGRQ